From Aedes albopictus strain Foshan chromosome 1, AalbF5, whole genome shotgun sequence, one genomic window encodes:
- the LOC109418620 gene encoding uncharacterized protein LOC109418620 isoform X3, translated as MLRWILLMALLASPTLSQKAERRRAFYRRTTTTSTATPIAEDIASSESKFNDNAGEGLYTVGDSFTIGGGASSSSPGDNIGKGSAFKPVTSSGDKLTSFSEYGFGGTKLSESNDSGSDEDYGINLKNIKPLKPSSNSNSFKSSGAFDFLNNDYSKPSSDSKLKSTYSNKFSISHPTPTKSSLTGSSLNFDGKVKKLPSYSFDDSALASFTSNKKKNKLSLDDDTFGGSSSFGHSNNFGVGKLEFPFTSGGKFNSPYGFGEPPLVKSAVSTLKHFGAGLLGKPEKQSSSYYGIDSEESGFGNSKFKPFGKGSGGSSSSFKNTYNLDSDESEEVYTKPKSPKLHSSYGTKLKPSHNTEYESDFDVKNIKLPGALNKFRPNNFPKSTSHKSKHGSDIDNPNPLEFRPNFKLQDVPNLYPDEHIGAGIAAKGQIENFLNSEHSFRNQPVRTTHYLDGHPGKKGQYNEYLKSQEDEQFEKEALKAQIEYLKAQAAKRPEVRQRPPGPPIKHGSAPPRGRPVRRIPQLAPLGAKQSRPPVRIPHYNDRPYSVSFKL; from the exons ATCCTTTTGATGGCGCTTTTAGCGTCACCAACGTTGTCGCAAAAGGCTGAACGACGGCGAGCTTTCTACCGGAGAACAACCACAACCAGTACAGCTACGCCGATTGCAGAGGATATAGCCAGCTCAGAATCTAAGTTCAATGACAATGCCGGGGAAGGTCTGTATACGGTTGGCGATTCATTTACGATAGGTGGGGGTGCATCTTCGTCCTCGCCCGGAGATAATATTGGCAAAGGAAGTGCCTTCAAGCCGGTCACTAGCAGTGGCGATAAACTGACA TCGTTCTCGGAGTACGGATTTGGCGGCACAAAGTTATCCGAATCCAATGATTCCGGCTCGGACGAAGATTATGGAATAAACCTCAAGAACATCAAACCCCTCAAACCATCCTCAAATTCCAACAGTTTCAAATCTTCTGGAGCTTTTGACTTTCTAAACAATGACTATTCGAAACCTTCTTCGGACAGTAAATTGAAATCCACTTACAGcaacaaattttcaatttcccATCCCACTCCCACGAAATCATCCCTGACGG GCTCATCACTGAACTTTGACGGTAAGGTGAAAAAACTGCCCTCGTACTCGTTTGACGACTCTGCACTTGCATCATTCACTTCCAACAAGAAGAAGAACAAACTTTCCTTAGACGACGACACGTTTGGAGGGAGCAGCTCATTTGGACACAGTAACAATTTCGGTGTCGGTAAGCTAGAGTTTCCTTTCACTAGTGGTGGCAAGTTCAACAGCCCATATGGGTTTGGCGAGCCACCGCTGGTCAAATCTGCTGTATCGACACTGAAACATTTTGGTGCTGGACTTTTAGGTAAACCAGAGAAACAATCTTCATCTTATTACGGCATTGACAGCGAAGAGAGTGGTTTTGGAAATTCAAAATTTAAACCGTTTGGTAAAGGTAGTGGCGGAAGTAGTAGTAGCTTCAAAAATACCTACAATCTCGATAGCGATGAATCAGAAGAGGTTTATACTAAACCCAAAAGTCCAAAACTACACTCATCCTACGGCACCAAACTGAAGCCCTCCCACAACACAGAGTACGAAAGTGACTTCGATGTGAAAAACATCAAGCTGCCTGGCGCTCTTAACAAGTTCCGACCTAACAATTTCCCCAAATCGACCTCACACAAATCCAAACACGGCTCCGACATTGACAACCCTAACCCGCTTGAGTTCCGACCTAACTTCAAACTGCAAGATGTACCAAATCTGTATCCCGATGAACATATAGGTGCAGGAATCGCTGCAAAAGGTCAAATCGAGAACTTCCTCAACTCAGAACATTCCTTCCGGAATCAGCCTGTCCGAACGACGCACTACCTCGATGGTCATCCTGGGAAAAAGGGTCAATACAATGAGTATTTGAAGTCTCAGGAAGACGAACAGTTCGAGAAGGAAGCGCTGAAGGCCCAGATCGAATACCTGAAGGCACAGGCTGCGAAGCGTCCAGAAGTAAGGCAACGTCCGCCCGGTCCACCAATTAAGCACGGTTCAGCACCACCCCGTGGCCGTCCAGTTCGGCGTATTCCGCAGTTGGCTCCCCTTGGCGCTAAGCAGTCGCGGCCGCCGGTGAGGATTCCACACTACAACGACCGACCGTACAGTGTTAGTTTCAAGCTCTAA
- the LOC109418620 gene encoding uncharacterized protein LOC109418620 isoform X4 encodes MLRWILLMALLASPTLSQKAERRRAFYRRTTTTSTATPIAEDIASSESKFNDNAGEGLYTVGDSFTIGGGASSSSPGDNIGKGSAFKPVTSSGDKLTSFSEYGFGGTKLSESNDSGSDEDYGINLKNIKPLKPSSNSNSFKSSGAFDFLNNDYSKPSSDSKLKSTYSNKFSISHPTPTKSSLTGSSLNFDGKVKKLPSYSFDDSALASFTSNKKKNKLSLDDDTFGGSSSFGHSNNFGVGKPEKQSSSYYGIDSEESGFGNSKFKPFGKGSGGSSSSFKNTYNLDSDESEEVYTKPKSPKLHSSYGTKLKPSHNTEYESDFDVKNIKLPGALNKFRPNNFPKSTSHKSKHGSDIDNPNPLEFRPNFKLQDVPNLYPDEHIGAGIAAKGQIENFLNSEHSFRNQPVRTTHYLDGHPGKKGQYNEYLKSQEDEQFEKEALKAQIEYLKAQAAKRPEVRQRPPGPPIKHGSAPPRGRPVRRIPQLAPLGAKQSRPPVRIPHYNDRPYSVSFKL; translated from the exons ATCCTTTTGATGGCGCTTTTAGCGTCACCAACGTTGTCGCAAAAGGCTGAACGACGGCGAGCTTTCTACCGGAGAACAACCACAACCAGTACAGCTACGCCGATTGCAGAGGATATAGCCAGCTCAGAATCTAAGTTCAATGACAATGCCGGGGAAGGTCTGTATACGGTTGGCGATTCATTTACGATAGGTGGGGGTGCATCTTCGTCCTCGCCCGGAGATAATATTGGCAAAGGAAGTGCCTTCAAGCCGGTCACTAGCAGTGGCGATAAACTGACA TCGTTCTCGGAGTACGGATTTGGCGGCACAAAGTTATCCGAATCCAATGATTCCGGCTCGGACGAAGATTATGGAATAAACCTCAAGAACATCAAACCCCTCAAACCATCCTCAAATTCCAACAGTTTCAAATCTTCTGGAGCTTTTGACTTTCTAAACAATGACTATTCGAAACCTTCTTCGGACAGTAAATTGAAATCCACTTACAGcaacaaattttcaatttcccATCCCACTCCCACGAAATCATCCCTGACGG GCTCATCACTGAACTTTGACGGTAAGGTGAAAAAACTGCCCTCGTACTCGTTTGACGACTCTGCACTTGCATCATTCACTTCCAACAAGAAGAAGAACAAACTTTCCTTAGACGACGACACGTTTGGAGGGAGCAGCTCATTTGGACACAGTAACAATTTCGGTGTCG GTAAACCAGAGAAACAATCTTCATCTTATTACGGCATTGACAGCGAAGAGAGTGGTTTTGGAAATTCAAAATTTAAACCGTTTGGTAAAGGTAGTGGCGGAAGTAGTAGTAGCTTCAAAAATACCTACAATCTCGATAGCGATGAATCAGAAGAGGTTTATACTAAACCCAAAAGTCCAAAACTACACTCATCCTACGGCACCAAACTGAAGCCCTCCCACAACACAGAGTACGAAAGTGACTTCGATGTGAAAAACATCAAGCTGCCTGGCGCTCTTAACAAGTTCCGACCTAACAATTTCCCCAAATCGACCTCACACAAATCCAAACACGGCTCCGACATTGACAACCCTAACCCGCTTGAGTTCCGACCTAACTTCAAACTGCAAGATGTACCAAATCTGTATCCCGATGAACATATAGGTGCAGGAATCGCTGCAAAAGGTCAAATCGAGAACTTCCTCAACTCAGAACATTCCTTCCGGAATCAGCCTGTCCGAACGACGCACTACCTCGATGGTCATCCTGGGAAAAAGGGTCAATACAATGAGTATTTGAAGTCTCAGGAAGACGAACAGTTCGAGAAGGAAGCGCTGAAGGCCCAGATCGAATACCTGAAGGCACAGGCTGCGAAGCGTCCAGAAGTAAGGCAACGTCCGCCCGGTCCACCAATTAAGCACGGTTCAGCACCACCCCGTGGCCGTCCAGTTCGGCGTATTCCGCAGTTGGCTCCCCTTGGCGCTAAGCAGTCGCGGCCGCCGGTGAGGATTCCACACTACAACGACCGACCGTACAGTGTTAGTTTCAAGCTCTAA
- the LOC109418620 gene encoding uncharacterized protein LOC109418620 isoform X7, whose translation MLRWILLMALLASPTLSQKAERRRAFYRRTTTTSTATPIAEDIASSESKFNDNAGEGLYTVGDSFTIGGGASSSSPGDNIGKGSAFKPVTSSGDKLTSFSEYGFGGTKLSESNDSGSDEDYGINLKNIKPLKPSSNSNSFKSSGAFDFLNNDYSKPSSDSKLKSTYSNKFSISHPTPTKSSLTGKLDHLHDSTEYEIYSSLKSANSYKTSLNNFGASTNLPIGTFSGSSLNFDGKVKKLPSYSFDDSALASFTSNKKKNKLSLDDDTFGGSSSFGHSNNFGVGAGIAAKGQIENFLNSEHSFRNQPVRTTHYLDGHPGKKGQYNEYLKSQEDEQFEKEALKAQIEYLKAQAAKRPEVRQRPPGPPIKHGSAPPRGRPVRRIPQLAPLGAKQSRPPVRIPHYNDRPYSVSFKL comes from the exons ATCCTTTTGATGGCGCTTTTAGCGTCACCAACGTTGTCGCAAAAGGCTGAACGACGGCGAGCTTTCTACCGGAGAACAACCACAACCAGTACAGCTACGCCGATTGCAGAGGATATAGCCAGCTCAGAATCTAAGTTCAATGACAATGCCGGGGAAGGTCTGTATACGGTTGGCGATTCATTTACGATAGGTGGGGGTGCATCTTCGTCCTCGCCCGGAGATAATATTGGCAAAGGAAGTGCCTTCAAGCCGGTCACTAGCAGTGGCGATAAACTGACA TCGTTCTCGGAGTACGGATTTGGCGGCACAAAGTTATCCGAATCCAATGATTCCGGCTCGGACGAAGATTATGGAATAAACCTCAAGAACATCAAACCCCTCAAACCATCCTCAAATTCCAACAGTTTCAAATCTTCTGGAGCTTTTGACTTTCTAAACAATGACTATTCGAAACCTTCTTCGGACAGTAAATTGAAATCCACTTACAGcaacaaattttcaatttcccATCCCACTCCCACGAAATCATCCCTGACGGGTAAGCTAGACCATCTGCACGATTCGACTGAGTATGAAATATACTCCAGCCTTAAGTCCGCCAATAGCTATAAAACCTCTTTAAATAACTTTGGAGCATCGACAAATTTACCAATTGGGACTTTTTCAGGCTCATCACTGAACTTTGACGGTAAGGTGAAAAAACTGCCCTCGTACTCGTTTGACGACTCTGCACTTGCATCATTCACTTCCAACAAGAAGAAGAACAAACTTTCCTTAGACGACGACACGTTTGGAGGGAGCAGCTCATTTGGACACAGTAACAATTTCGGTGTCG GTGCAGGAATCGCTGCAAAAGGTCAAATCGAGAACTTCCTCAACTCAGAACATTCCTTCCGGAATCAGCCTGTCCGAACGACGCACTACCTCGATGGTCATCCTGGGAAAAAGGGTCAATACAATGAGTATTTGAAGTCTCAGGAAGACGAACAGTTCGAGAAGGAAGCGCTGAAGGCCCAGATCGAATACCTGAAGGCACAGGCTGCGAAGCGTCCAGAAGTAAGGCAACGTCCGCCCGGTCCACCAATTAAGCACGGTTCAGCACCACCCCGTGGCCGTCCAGTTCGGCGTATTCCGCAGTTGGCTCCCCTTGGCGCTAAGCAGTCGCGGCCGCCGGTGAGGATTCCACACTACAACGACCGACCGTACAGTGTTAGTTTCAAGCTCTAA
- the LOC109418620 gene encoding uncharacterized protein LOC109418620 isoform X6: MLRWILLMALLASPTLSQKAERRRAFYRRTTTTSTATPIAEDIASSESKFNDNAGEGSSLNFDGKVKKLPSYSFDDSALASFTSNKKKNKLSLDDDTFGGSSSFGHSNNFGVGKLEFPFTSGGKFNSPYGFGEPPLVKSAVSTLKHFGAGLLGKPEKQSSSYYGIDSEESGFGNSKFKPFGKGSGGSSSSFKNTYNLDSDESEEVYTKPKSPKLHSSYGTKLKPSHNTEYESDFDVKNIKLPGALNKFRPNNFPKSTSHKSKHGSDIDNPNPLEFRPNFKLQDVPNLYPDEHIGAGIAAKGQIENFLNSEHSFRNQPVRTTHYLDGHPGKKGQYNEYLKSQEDEQFEKEALKAQIEYLKAQAAKRPEVRQRPPGPPIKHGSAPPRGRPVRRIPQLAPLGAKQSRPPVRIPHYNDRPYSVSFKL, from the exons ATCCTTTTGATGGCGCTTTTAGCGTCACCAACGTTGTCGCAAAAGGCTGAACGACGGCGAGCTTTCTACCGGAGAACAACCACAACCAGTACAGCTACGCCGATTGCAGAGGATATAGCCAGCTCAGAATCTAAGTTCAATGACAATGCCGGGGAAG GCTCATCACTGAACTTTGACGGTAAGGTGAAAAAACTGCCCTCGTACTCGTTTGACGACTCTGCACTTGCATCATTCACTTCCAACAAGAAGAAGAACAAACTTTCCTTAGACGACGACACGTTTGGAGGGAGCAGCTCATTTGGACACAGTAACAATTTCGGTGTCGGTAAGCTAGAGTTTCCTTTCACTAGTGGTGGCAAGTTCAACAGCCCATATGGGTTTGGCGAGCCACCGCTGGTCAAATCTGCTGTATCGACACTGAAACATTTTGGTGCTGGACTTTTAGGTAAACCAGAGAAACAATCTTCATCTTATTACGGCATTGACAGCGAAGAGAGTGGTTTTGGAAATTCAAAATTTAAACCGTTTGGTAAAGGTAGTGGCGGAAGTAGTAGTAGCTTCAAAAATACCTACAATCTCGATAGCGATGAATCAGAAGAGGTTTATACTAAACCCAAAAGTCCAAAACTACACTCATCCTACGGCACCAAACTGAAGCCCTCCCACAACACAGAGTACGAAAGTGACTTCGATGTGAAAAACATCAAGCTGCCTGGCGCTCTTAACAAGTTCCGACCTAACAATTTCCCCAAATCGACCTCACACAAATCCAAACACGGCTCCGACATTGACAACCCTAACCCGCTTGAGTTCCGACCTAACTTCAAACTGCAAGATGTACCAAATCTGTATCCCGATGAACATATAGGTGCAGGAATCGCTGCAAAAGGTCAAATCGAGAACTTCCTCAACTCAGAACATTCCTTCCGGAATCAGCCTGTCCGAACGACGCACTACCTCGATGGTCATCCTGGGAAAAAGGGTCAATACAATGAGTATTTGAAGTCTCAGGAAGACGAACAGTTCGAGAAGGAAGCGCTGAAGGCCCAGATCGAATACCTGAAGGCACAGGCTGCGAAGCGTCCAGAAGTAAGGCAACGTCCGCCCGGTCCACCAATTAAGCACGGTTCAGCACCACCCCGTGGCCGTCCAGTTCGGCGTATTCCGCAGTTGGCTCCCCTTGGCGCTAAGCAGTCGCGGCCGCCGGTGAGGATTCCACACTACAACGACCGACCGTACAGTGTTAGTTTCAAGCTCTAA
- the LOC109418620 gene encoding uncharacterized protein LOC109418620 isoform X1 produces MLRWILLMALLASPTLSQKAERRRAFYRRTTTTSTATPIAEDIASSESKFNDNAGEGLYTVGDSFTIGGGASSSSPGDNIGKGSAFKPVTSSGDKLTSFSEYGFGGTKLSESNDSGSDEDYGINLKNIKPLKPSSNSNSFKSSGAFDFLNNDYSKPSSDSKLKSTYSNKFSISHPTPTKSSLTGKLDHLHDSTEYEIYSSLKSANSYKTSLNNFGASTNLPIGTFSGSSLNFDGKVKKLPSYSFDDSALASFTSNKKKNKLSLDDDTFGGSSSFGHSNNFGVGKLEFPFTSGGKFNSPYGFGEPPLVKSAVSTLKHFGAGLLGKPEKQSSSYYGIDSEESGFGNSKFKPFGKGSGGSSSSFKNTYNLDSDESEEVYTKPKSPKLHSSYGTKLKPSHNTEYESDFDVKNIKLPGALNKFRPNNFPKSTSHKSKHGSDIDNPNPLEFRPNFKLQDVPNLYPDEHIGAGIAAKGQIENFLNSEHSFRNQPVRTTHYLDGHPGKKGQYNEYLKSQEDEQFEKEALKAQIEYLKAQAAKRPEVRQRPPGPPIKHGSAPPRGRPVRRIPQLAPLGAKQSRPPVRIPHYNDRPYSVSFKL; encoded by the exons ATCCTTTTGATGGCGCTTTTAGCGTCACCAACGTTGTCGCAAAAGGCTGAACGACGGCGAGCTTTCTACCGGAGAACAACCACAACCAGTACAGCTACGCCGATTGCAGAGGATATAGCCAGCTCAGAATCTAAGTTCAATGACAATGCCGGGGAAGGTCTGTATACGGTTGGCGATTCATTTACGATAGGTGGGGGTGCATCTTCGTCCTCGCCCGGAGATAATATTGGCAAAGGAAGTGCCTTCAAGCCGGTCACTAGCAGTGGCGATAAACTGACA TCGTTCTCGGAGTACGGATTTGGCGGCACAAAGTTATCCGAATCCAATGATTCCGGCTCGGACGAAGATTATGGAATAAACCTCAAGAACATCAAACCCCTCAAACCATCCTCAAATTCCAACAGTTTCAAATCTTCTGGAGCTTTTGACTTTCTAAACAATGACTATTCGAAACCTTCTTCGGACAGTAAATTGAAATCCACTTACAGcaacaaattttcaatttcccATCCCACTCCCACGAAATCATCCCTGACGGGTAAGCTAGACCATCTGCACGATTCGACTGAGTATGAAATATACTCCAGCCTTAAGTCCGCCAATAGCTATAAAACCTCTTTAAATAACTTTGGAGCATCGACAAATTTACCAATTGGGACTTTTTCAGGCTCATCACTGAACTTTGACGGTAAGGTGAAAAAACTGCCCTCGTACTCGTTTGACGACTCTGCACTTGCATCATTCACTTCCAACAAGAAGAAGAACAAACTTTCCTTAGACGACGACACGTTTGGAGGGAGCAGCTCATTTGGACACAGTAACAATTTCGGTGTCGGTAAGCTAGAGTTTCCTTTCACTAGTGGTGGCAAGTTCAACAGCCCATATGGGTTTGGCGAGCCACCGCTGGTCAAATCTGCTGTATCGACACTGAAACATTTTGGTGCTGGACTTTTAGGTAAACCAGAGAAACAATCTTCATCTTATTACGGCATTGACAGCGAAGAGAGTGGTTTTGGAAATTCAAAATTTAAACCGTTTGGTAAAGGTAGTGGCGGAAGTAGTAGTAGCTTCAAAAATACCTACAATCTCGATAGCGATGAATCAGAAGAGGTTTATACTAAACCCAAAAGTCCAAAACTACACTCATCCTACGGCACCAAACTGAAGCCCTCCCACAACACAGAGTACGAAAGTGACTTCGATGTGAAAAACATCAAGCTGCCTGGCGCTCTTAACAAGTTCCGACCTAACAATTTCCCCAAATCGACCTCACACAAATCCAAACACGGCTCCGACATTGACAACCCTAACCCGCTTGAGTTCCGACCTAACTTCAAACTGCAAGATGTACCAAATCTGTATCCCGATGAACATATAGGTGCAGGAATCGCTGCAAAAGGTCAAATCGAGAACTTCCTCAACTCAGAACATTCCTTCCGGAATCAGCCTGTCCGAACGACGCACTACCTCGATGGTCATCCTGGGAAAAAGGGTCAATACAATGAGTATTTGAAGTCTCAGGAAGACGAACAGTTCGAGAAGGAAGCGCTGAAGGCCCAGATCGAATACCTGAAGGCACAGGCTGCGAAGCGTCCAGAAGTAAGGCAACGTCCGCCCGGTCCACCAATTAAGCACGGTTCAGCACCACCCCGTGGCCGTCCAGTTCGGCGTATTCCGCAGTTGGCTCCCCTTGGCGCTAAGCAGTCGCGGCCGCCGGTGAGGATTCCACACTACAACGACCGACCGTACAGTGTTAGTTTCAAGCTCTAA
- the LOC109418620 gene encoding uncharacterized protein LOC109418620 isoform X5, translating into MLRWILLMALLASPTLSQKAERRRAFYRRTTTTSTATPIAEDIASSESKFNDNAGEGLYTVGDSFTIGGGASSSSPGDNIGKGSAFKPVTSSGDKLTSFSEYGFGGTKLSESNDSGSDEDYGINLKNIKPLKPSSNSNSFKSSGAFDFLNNDYSKPSSDSKLKSTYSNKFSISHPTPTKSSLTGKLDHLHDSTEYEIYSSLKSANSYKTSLNNFGASTNLPIGTFSGSSLNFDGKVKKLPSYSFDDSALASFTSNKKKNKLSLDDDTFGGSSSFGHSNNFGVGKLEFPFTSGGKFNSPYGFGEPPLVKSAVSTLKHFGAGLLGAGIAAKGQIENFLNSEHSFRNQPVRTTHYLDGHPGKKGQYNEYLKSQEDEQFEKEALKAQIEYLKAQAAKRPEVRQRPPGPPIKHGSAPPRGRPVRRIPQLAPLGAKQSRPPVRIPHYNDRPYSVSFKL; encoded by the exons ATCCTTTTGATGGCGCTTTTAGCGTCACCAACGTTGTCGCAAAAGGCTGAACGACGGCGAGCTTTCTACCGGAGAACAACCACAACCAGTACAGCTACGCCGATTGCAGAGGATATAGCCAGCTCAGAATCTAAGTTCAATGACAATGCCGGGGAAGGTCTGTATACGGTTGGCGATTCATTTACGATAGGTGGGGGTGCATCTTCGTCCTCGCCCGGAGATAATATTGGCAAAGGAAGTGCCTTCAAGCCGGTCACTAGCAGTGGCGATAAACTGACA TCGTTCTCGGAGTACGGATTTGGCGGCACAAAGTTATCCGAATCCAATGATTCCGGCTCGGACGAAGATTATGGAATAAACCTCAAGAACATCAAACCCCTCAAACCATCCTCAAATTCCAACAGTTTCAAATCTTCTGGAGCTTTTGACTTTCTAAACAATGACTATTCGAAACCTTCTTCGGACAGTAAATTGAAATCCACTTACAGcaacaaattttcaatttcccATCCCACTCCCACGAAATCATCCCTGACGGGTAAGCTAGACCATCTGCACGATTCGACTGAGTATGAAATATACTCCAGCCTTAAGTCCGCCAATAGCTATAAAACCTCTTTAAATAACTTTGGAGCATCGACAAATTTACCAATTGGGACTTTTTCAGGCTCATCACTGAACTTTGACGGTAAGGTGAAAAAACTGCCCTCGTACTCGTTTGACGACTCTGCACTTGCATCATTCACTTCCAACAAGAAGAAGAACAAACTTTCCTTAGACGACGACACGTTTGGAGGGAGCAGCTCATTTGGACACAGTAACAATTTCGGTGTCGGTAAGCTAGAGTTTCCTTTCACTAGTGGTGGCAAGTTCAACAGCCCATATGGGTTTGGCGAGCCACCGCTGGTCAAATCTGCTGTATCGACACTGAAACATTTTGGTGCTGGACTTTTAG GTGCAGGAATCGCTGCAAAAGGTCAAATCGAGAACTTCCTCAACTCAGAACATTCCTTCCGGAATCAGCCTGTCCGAACGACGCACTACCTCGATGGTCATCCTGGGAAAAAGGGTCAATACAATGAGTATTTGAAGTCTCAGGAAGACGAACAGTTCGAGAAGGAAGCGCTGAAGGCCCAGATCGAATACCTGAAGGCACAGGCTGCGAAGCGTCCAGAAGTAAGGCAACGTCCGCCCGGTCCACCAATTAAGCACGGTTCAGCACCACCCCGTGGCCGTCCAGTTCGGCGTATTCCGCAGTTGGCTCCCCTTGGCGCTAAGCAGTCGCGGCCGCCGGTGAGGATTCCACACTACAACGACCGACCGTACAGTGTTAGTTTCAAGCTCTAA
- the LOC109418620 gene encoding uncharacterized protein LOC109418620 isoform X2, with protein MLRWILLMALLASPTLSQKAERRRAFYRRTTTTSTATPIAEDIASSESKFNDNAGEGLYTVGDSFTIGGGASSSSPGDNIGKGSAFKPVTSSGDKLTSFSEYGFGGTKLSESNDSGSDEDYGINLKNIKPLKPSSNSNSFKSSGAFDFLNNDYSKPSSDSKLKSTYSNKFSISHPTPTKSSLTGKLDHLHDSTEYEIYSSLKSANSYKTSLNNFGASTNLPIGTFSGSSLNFDGKVKKLPSYSFDDSALASFTSNKKKNKLSLDDDTFGGSSSFGHSNNFGVGKPEKQSSSYYGIDSEESGFGNSKFKPFGKGSGGSSSSFKNTYNLDSDESEEVYTKPKSPKLHSSYGTKLKPSHNTEYESDFDVKNIKLPGALNKFRPNNFPKSTSHKSKHGSDIDNPNPLEFRPNFKLQDVPNLYPDEHIGAGIAAKGQIENFLNSEHSFRNQPVRTTHYLDGHPGKKGQYNEYLKSQEDEQFEKEALKAQIEYLKAQAAKRPEVRQRPPGPPIKHGSAPPRGRPVRRIPQLAPLGAKQSRPPVRIPHYNDRPYSVSFKL; from the exons ATCCTTTTGATGGCGCTTTTAGCGTCACCAACGTTGTCGCAAAAGGCTGAACGACGGCGAGCTTTCTACCGGAGAACAACCACAACCAGTACAGCTACGCCGATTGCAGAGGATATAGCCAGCTCAGAATCTAAGTTCAATGACAATGCCGGGGAAGGTCTGTATACGGTTGGCGATTCATTTACGATAGGTGGGGGTGCATCTTCGTCCTCGCCCGGAGATAATATTGGCAAAGGAAGTGCCTTCAAGCCGGTCACTAGCAGTGGCGATAAACTGACA TCGTTCTCGGAGTACGGATTTGGCGGCACAAAGTTATCCGAATCCAATGATTCCGGCTCGGACGAAGATTATGGAATAAACCTCAAGAACATCAAACCCCTCAAACCATCCTCAAATTCCAACAGTTTCAAATCTTCTGGAGCTTTTGACTTTCTAAACAATGACTATTCGAAACCTTCTTCGGACAGTAAATTGAAATCCACTTACAGcaacaaattttcaatttcccATCCCACTCCCACGAAATCATCCCTGACGGGTAAGCTAGACCATCTGCACGATTCGACTGAGTATGAAATATACTCCAGCCTTAAGTCCGCCAATAGCTATAAAACCTCTTTAAATAACTTTGGAGCATCGACAAATTTACCAATTGGGACTTTTTCAGGCTCATCACTGAACTTTGACGGTAAGGTGAAAAAACTGCCCTCGTACTCGTTTGACGACTCTGCACTTGCATCATTCACTTCCAACAAGAAGAAGAACAAACTTTCCTTAGACGACGACACGTTTGGAGGGAGCAGCTCATTTGGACACAGTAACAATTTCGGTGTCG GTAAACCAGAGAAACAATCTTCATCTTATTACGGCATTGACAGCGAAGAGAGTGGTTTTGGAAATTCAAAATTTAAACCGTTTGGTAAAGGTAGTGGCGGAAGTAGTAGTAGCTTCAAAAATACCTACAATCTCGATAGCGATGAATCAGAAGAGGTTTATACTAAACCCAAAAGTCCAAAACTACACTCATCCTACGGCACCAAACTGAAGCCCTCCCACAACACAGAGTACGAAAGTGACTTCGATGTGAAAAACATCAAGCTGCCTGGCGCTCTTAACAAGTTCCGACCTAACAATTTCCCCAAATCGACCTCACACAAATCCAAACACGGCTCCGACATTGACAACCCTAACCCGCTTGAGTTCCGACCTAACTTCAAACTGCAAGATGTACCAAATCTGTATCCCGATGAACATATAGGTGCAGGAATCGCTGCAAAAGGTCAAATCGAGAACTTCCTCAACTCAGAACATTCCTTCCGGAATCAGCCTGTCCGAACGACGCACTACCTCGATGGTCATCCTGGGAAAAAGGGTCAATACAATGAGTATTTGAAGTCTCAGGAAGACGAACAGTTCGAGAAGGAAGCGCTGAAGGCCCAGATCGAATACCTGAAGGCACAGGCTGCGAAGCGTCCAGAAGTAAGGCAACGTCCGCCCGGTCCACCAATTAAGCACGGTTCAGCACCACCCCGTGGCCGTCCAGTTCGGCGTATTCCGCAGTTGGCTCCCCTTGGCGCTAAGCAGTCGCGGCCGCCGGTGAGGATTCCACACTACAACGACCGACCGTACAGTGTTAGTTTCAAGCTCTAA